From the Paramormyrops kingsleyae isolate MSU_618 chromosome 7, PKINGS_0.4, whole genome shotgun sequence genome, one window contains:
- the dhfr gene encoding dihydrofolate reductase, translating into MSRVLNCIVAVCPNMGIGNKGNLPWHPKRLSNEFKYFQRMTMTASEGKQNVVIMGRKTWFSIPERNRPLKGRINIVLSRELKVPPEGAHYLASDFSSALQLLDSSELTGRVDQIWVIGGSSVYKEAMETPGSCRCFVTKVLQQFECDTFLPDINMNGFRKLSSFPEVPEGLQEENGIQYKFEVYESV; encoded by the exons ATGTCTCGCGTGCTGAACTGCATCGTTGCAGTCTGTCCAAACATGGGAATCGGTAATAAAGGAAACTTACCCTGGCATCCGAAAAGACTCAG tAATGAATTCAAATACTTCCAGAGGATGACCATGACTGCTTCAGAAG GTAAACAAAATGTGGTGATAATGGGACGGAAGACATGGTTCTCTATTCCAGAGCGGAACAGACCTCTGAAAGGCAGGATCAATATTGTGCTCAGCAGAGAGCTAAA GGTTCCACCAGAAGGGGCACACTACCTAGCCTCCGACTTCAGTTCTGCTCTCCAACTTCTAGACTCTTCAGAACTGACTGGCAGGGTTGACCAAATTTGGGTCATTGGAGGTAGTTCTGTTTACAAG GAAGCAATGGAGACCCCTGGATCATGTCGCTGTTTTGTGACTAAAGTTCTGCAGCAGTTCGAATGTGACACTTTCCTGCCTGACATAAACATGAATGGCTTTCGGAAGCTATCGAG CTTTCCAGAGGTGCCAGAGGGCCTACAAGAGGAGAATGGGATTCAATACAAGTTTGAAGTGTACGAAAGTGTTTAA